The Calypte anna isolate BGI_N300 chromosome 2, bCalAnn1_v1.p, whole genome shotgun sequence genome includes a window with the following:
- the LSM5 gene encoding U6 snRNA-associated Sm-like protein LSm5: MAANATTNPSQLLPLELVDKCIGSRIHIVMKSDKEIVGTLLGFDDFVNMVLEDVTEFEITPEGRRITKLDQILLNGNNITMLVPGGEGPEV, from the exons ATGGCGGCCAACGCGACCACCAAcccctcccagctgctgcccctcG agCTCGTGGACAAGTGCATAGGTTCGCGCATTCATATTGTGATGAAGAGTGATAAAGAGATTGTCGGAACGCTGCTAGGGTTTGATGACTTTGTCA ATATGGTGTTAGAAGATGTTACAGAATT TGAGATTACACCTGAGGGCAGAAGAATCACAAAGCTAGACCAGATTTTGCTAAATGGGAATAACATAACAATG CTGGTTCCTGGAGGAGAAGGACCTGAAGTGTAA